In Carya illinoinensis cultivar Pawnee chromosome 10, C.illinoinensisPawnee_v1, whole genome shotgun sequence, one DNA window encodes the following:
- the LOC122278470 gene encoding receptor kinase-like protein Xa21 yields MAVVLAFVCIFVLSNASGGGVAAAQLQTHLLANLLANGLGKTPPMGKTTPRDRNLSMLKELQLSYNNFEGLIPNQIGNLQNLESFSIGVNGFFGTIPFGIFNISTIRKIAMVGNNLSGQLPSNMGLFLPNLRQLILWGNKLRGTIPNSISNASQLIIIDLGENSFSGLIPKTLGNLRFLWRLRLEWNNLIVESPELSIFSYLSNCINLVHLVLGKNHLNGFLPKSIGNLSVSLQNLRLYNCELKGSIPIEIGNLSGLISLTLSNNELSELPTTIGSLRMLQGLYLGDNRLKGTIPPELCYLRSLFQLYLGDNYLSGHIPRCIDNMTSLRHIYLGFNQLSSVIPLSLWRLTDLLEVDFSSNSLSGSLSSEIEKMKALMILNLPMNQLSGDILKAIGGLKDLTSLSFAINGLEGSIPVSFGEMVSLEFVDLSNNNLSRKIPKSLEGLHYLKYLNLSFNKLQGEIPTRGPFLNFSAASYMSNNALCGATRLKVLPCEEGDPSKKKTTLPHMLRYVLPATLFIMLALTLAFAWKRWKRRNPKSPTQVDLYPLVTWRRISHQQLLQATNGFSSNNLLGEGSFGSVYQGTLSDGMNIAIKIMNMQVKRALKSFDVECEVLRNIRHRNLVKIISICSNIDFKALVLEYMPNGNLEKWLHSQDHYLNILQRLNIMIDIASALEYLHHGYSTTIIHCDLKPSNVLLDEEMVAHVADFGMAKLLDDKDSMMQTMTLATFGYMAQGKFSNFSISNCMFI; encoded by the exons GAAGACTACCCCCAGAGATAGGAACTTATCCATGCTTAAGGAGTTACAACTTTCCTACAACAACTTTGAAG GTTTAATACCAAATCAAATTGGTAATCTGCAAAATCTAGAGTCTTTCAGCATTGGAGTCAATGGTTTTTTTGGCacaattccatttgggatcttCAATATCTCAACAATAAGAAAGATTGCAATGGTGGGAAATAATCTATCAGGCCAGCTTCCATCAAATATGGGTCTCTTCCTTCCAAATCTTCGACAACTTATTCTTTGGGGAAATAAATTGAGAGGAACAATTCCCAACTCTATTTCTAATGCTTCACAACTCATTATCATAGACTTAGGTGAGAACTCATTCTCTGGCTTAATTCCAAAAACGCTTGGAAATTTAAGATTCCTCTGGCGGCTTAGACTAGAGTGGAATAATTTGATAGTTGAATCTCCAGAATTGAGTATTTTCTCCTATTTGTCCAATTGTATAAATCTCGTTCATTTAGTTTTGGGCAAAAATCACTTGAACGGCTTCCTTCCCAAGTCCATTGGAAACCTCTCTGTTTCTCTTCAAAACCTTCGCCTATATAATTGCGAACTTAAGGGTAGCATTCCAATAGAGATCGGGAATTTAAGTGGTTTGATTTCGTTGACCTTATCCAACAATGAATTGAGCGAACTTCCGACCACAATAGGAAGTTTGCGCATGCTTCAAGGTTTGTACCTTGGTGATAATAGACTAAAAGGAACCATACCACCAGAACTATGTTATCTAAGGAGCTTGTTTCAATTATATTTAGGTGATAATTATCTATCTGGACACATTCCTAGATGCATAGATAATATGACTTCGTTAAGACATATCTACTTAGGCTTCAATCAATTATCTTCTGTGATACCATTGAGCTTGTGGAGGCTTACAGATCTCTTGGAGGTTGACTTCTCATCCAATTCTTTAAGTGGCTCTCTTTCATCTGAGATTGAGAAAATGAAGGCCTTGATGATATTGAATTTGCCAATGAATCAACTATCAGGTGATATCCTCAAAGCAATTGGTGGTCTCAAAGATTTGACTAGCCTCTCGTTCGCAATAAATGGACTAGAAGGCTCAATACCTGTATCTTTTGGTGAAATGGTAAGCTTGGAGTTCGTGGATCTTTCCAATAACAATTTATCTCGAAAGATTCCCAAGTCCTTAGAAGGACTCCATTACCTCAAATATCTAAATCTCTCCTTCAATAAACTACAAGGAGAAATTCCCACAAGAGGACCATTTCTAAACTTCTCAGCTGCATCATATATGTCAAACAACGCACTTTGTGGTGCAACTCGATTGAAAGTTCTCCCATGTGAAGAAGGTGATCCCAGCAAAAAGAAGACAACATTGCCACATATGCTAAGGTATGTATTGCCAGCAACTTTGTTTATAATGCTTGCACTAACCCTTGCATTTGCTTGGAAAAGATGGAAAAGGAGGAATCCAAAATCTCCTACTCAAGTAGACTTGTACCCTCTAGTTACATGGAGAAGAATTTCCCACCAACAACTTTTACAAGCAACGAATGGATTCAGCTCTAATAATTTACTCGGTGAAGGAAGTTTTGGGTCTGTATACCAAGGAACACTTTCAGATGGGATGAATATTGCAATAAAAATTATGAACATGCAAGTGAAACGGGCACTCAAAAGTTTTGATGTAGAGTGTGAGGTGCTACGAAATATTCGTCACCGAAATCTTGTCAAGATCATCAGCATTTGTAGCAATATCGACTTCAAAGCCCTTGTGTTGGAATACATGCCTAATGGAAACTTAGAGAAATGGCTGCACTCTCAAGATCACTATCTTAATATCTTACAAAGGCTAAATATAATGATTGATATCGCATCAGCATTAGAATACCTTCATCATGGTTATTCAACAACAATTATTCATTGTGATCTGAAACCTAGCAATGTCTTATTAGATGAAGAAATGGTTGCACATGTTGCCGATTTTGGTATGGCCAAACTCTTAGATGATAAGGACTCTATGATGCAGACCATGACTCTTGCTACTTTTGGGTACATGGCACAAggtaaattttcaaacttttccaTTTCGAATTGCATGTTCATCTAG